The following is a genomic window from Gammaproteobacteria bacterium.
AAGCTCAAGCTGATGGGAGCCCCCCAATGATCGAGACATTACTCGGTGGTCTCCTCGGCGGGGCCTTCCGTCTCGCGCCCGAAATCCTCAAGTGGCTGGATCGCAAGGGCGAACGCGGCCACGAGCTGGCGATGCAGGACAAGGCGCTGGAGTTCGAGAAAATTCGCGGCGCGCAGCGGATGGCCGAAATCGGCGCGAGTGCCGAGGCCGCCTGGAACGTCGGTGCCGTCGATGCGCTGCGCGAGGCGGTTCGCACCCAAGGGGAGAAGACCGGTGTGCGCTGGGCAGACGCGTTGTCGATCAGCGTTCGGCCCGTCATCACCTACTGGTTCATGGCGTTGTACTGCGCAGCCAAGACGGCAGCGTTCGCGGCCGCTGTGACCGCTGGCGCTGGCTGGGGCACGGCCATCCTGCACGCATGGACGGAAGCCGATCAGGCGCTGTGGGCCGGGGTGTTGAATTTCTGGTTCCTGGGACGCGTGTTCGACCGGGTGCGCTCGTGACCAGGGTGCCAAAAACGGCTATCGAGCTGGCCAAGCGCTTCGAAGGGTTCCACCGCGTACCGAAGGCCGATCCTGGACGCGCACATCCGTACATCTGTCCGGCGGGCTATTGGACGATTGGCTACGGCCGTCTGTGCGAGCCGAAGCACCCGCCCATCACTGAAGCGGAAGCCGAGGTCTATCTGGCACACGACCTACAAACGGCGCTCGCCGCGACGCTGCGCTACTGCCCGGTGTTGGCCACAGAGCCTGAGGGGCGACTCTCGGCCATCGTGGACTTCACCTTCAACCTTGGCGCGGGGCGGCTGCAGACGTCGACGTTGCGGAGAAGGATCAACCAGCGGGACTGGCCCGCTGCAGGGCAGGAATTGCGCCGCTGGGTCTATGGCGGCGGCAAGGTACTCCCAGGATTAGTCGCGCGCCGTGAGATCGAAGCGCGCATCCTGTCGGCCTGACACACGACTCATACCCAAACTTGATCCAGGTTCTTCGCAGCCAGCAACTTGTCTCGAAGCGCGTAGCGCGACGACTGCATATTGACCTCGCTACTCTCCGGGCGCGGGATCGGAACAATTGCCGTTGCCGCCCCTTTGAACTTGATCATGTACTTGCCCGTATCGTTGTACGGAACGATGGCGTCGATCTCGGCGATGTGGGTGATGGCGGCAACGGGGGCGACCTGATAGGCCGCGATGAACTTCAGTTTCGAGATGTGCTTCGCATTTATACGCACGGCAAACCAGCAGTGTTCATTCAGAAAGCGTTGCTTGAACCCTTCCTCACGTGCCGGGACAACGATGGTGTCGAACTTGTCGTTCTCAGAACCGACGGGCTGTACCTGATCGCTCGGGTCGTCCTGCTTGGTCGGCGTGAAAGCGTTGATTCCAAGCATCGGCAGGATCAACAACATGTCAGCAAGGAATGCCTGGGCCGTGGCCTTTGCTGCGGGGGCCATCGTCGGAGCAGTCGGGTTATTCTTGTTCAGAAGAATGGCCCTGTCGTGTTTCTTGGCCAGAGCAACCAATGCCGACTCCAGGTACTGAACTTCCGTCTTGCCGATCTTGTGGTTGCGGTCGAAGAAGTAGACGCCCCAAACCCATCCCTCCTTGTTCGAGACGTGATTCTTCAAGCGGTCGCCGACTGGATCAGCCTCGCCGATGTAGATCGTCTCTTCGGCGGCATTGCCCACAAGGATGTAGATACCGGCCTGGGAGAAGCCCGGTTCCTGCTTCAACAAGTGAAAGAGCTCCCTGTTAAAGACGACGCCGTAGCCTGACCAGTTCGACTTGTCGAGATGGCGTATGCCTTCCGGATCGCCGGTGGTCGCGAAGAGGGTGATTGAAAACGGCTGCATTAGTTGCTCTCCACCGCTGGCGACATATGCTGGATAGCTCCCGGAAAATGTGGCGACCAGCTGCATCTTCTAAGGTGAATTTCTCGATCAGTCATTTCAAGCAGTCCCTCCGCGTGAGACAGTCCAACTTGACGACAACGCCTCTGCCTGCTGCAAAACGGTCTGTACAGCCGCGTCCTGTAAGTCAGGCGGATAGCCGTACTTGCGCAGAATGCGTTTGACCAGCACCCGCATCCGCGCACGAGCTGAATCGCGGTGAGCCCAGTCGACCGAGACGTTTTCACGCAAGCTCACCAACAACTCGTGGGCAATGAGTTTCAATTTGTCGTCACCCATCATCTGAATCGCGCTCTCGTTCTCGGCCAGCGCGTCGTAGAAGGCGATTTCATCCTCGGACAAGCCTTGCTCTTCGCCACGCTGTCGCGCGGCCCGGATGTCTTTGGCAAGCTCGATCAGCTCCTGAAGCACCTCAGCAGTCGTGATCGCATTGGCGTGGTAACGCGCTACCGCATCCTCAAGCCGTTCTGAGAAGGCCTTGGTCTGCACGACGTTGGACTTGCTACGTGAGCGAATGCCGTCGTTGATCAGTTTGCGCAAGGCCTCCAGTGCGAGGTTCTTGCGCTCCATCTGCTGGACTTCAGCCAGGAATTCATCGGACAGGATGGAGATGTCCGGGCTCTTAATGCCTGCGGCAGCAAGGATGTCCACAATCTCGGTCGAGACCACCGCACGGCTGACGATTTGCTGGATTGCCAATTCGCGCTCTTGCTGGGTTACACCAGAACCCGTGCTGGTCTTGACCAGCGCCGCTCGGATCGCCTGGAAGAAACCGACTTCCTCTCGGATCTCGCGGGCCTCGTCCGATGCCGACGCAAGTGAGAACGCCTTGGACAGAGACAAAACCGCATCCTGATAGCGGCGATGTGCGTTCTTCTTACCTTCCGCTGTTTTTTCCTTCTCTGCCAATTTCTGCTGTAGATCGAGAATCCACTCGATGGCCCCGGCCATCATTGCCAAGCGCTGCTGCGGTGTCCCGGACATTGCCGACGTGTAGTCGAAGCCGTGGTACATGTCCCGCACCACCTCGTACTTTTCCATCATCACCGCGACCGCTTGCGCTTCATCGACGCCGGTGTTCTCCTGGTCGTTCTTAGAATATTGCTGCAGCGCTGACTTGAGGTTCTGCGCGATGCCGATGTAGTCCACGATCAACCCTGCAGGCTTGTCGCGGAACACCCGATTCACTCGGGCAATCGCCTGCATCAGACCGTGGCCTTGCATCGGCTTGTCCACGTACATCGTGTGCATGCACGGTGCGTCAAAGCCGGTCAACCACATATCCCGCACGATCACGAGCCTCAGAGGGTCCTTTGGATCTCGGGCGCGCTTGGCCAGCAGATCACGCCGGGCCTTGTTGCCGATATGCTGTTGCCACTCCTGCGGATCACTTGCCGCGCCCGTCATCACGATTTTGACTGCGCCCGCGTTGTCATCAGCGCTATGCCAGTCCGGGCGCAGCTTCACGATTTCGTCGTACAGCTTCACGCAGATGCGACGGCTCATACAAACCACCATCGCCTTCCCATCCAGGGCCACCACGCGATCCTCAAAGTGGGTGACCATGTCCTTCGCCACCAATGCCAGTCGCTTGTCGCTGCCCACCAAGGCTTCAACGGTTGACCACTTTTTCTTGAAACGCTCCTGCTCGACTTCCGGGTCGTCCTCAGTGAGTTCGTTTACCTCAGCATCAATCTTGGGCTTCTCGTCCTCGTCCAACTCAATGCGCGCCAGCCGTGACTCGTAGTAGATCGGCACGGTTGCACCGTCTTCGACGGCACGACTGATGTCATACACGTCGATGTAGTTGCCGAAAACGGCCGGGGTGTTCACGTCATCGGCTTCGATGGGCGTGCCTGTAAAGCCAATGAACGATGCATTGGGCAGGGCGTCGCGCATGTGCTTGGCGAAGCCATAAGAAATTTCGCCGGTCTTCGCGTCCACCTTGGCTCTGAAGCCGTATTGGCTGCGGTGGGCCTCATCCGCGATCACGATCACGTTGCGGCGATCAGTCAGCGCTTGGCTGGTCTCGCCAAATTTCTGCAGGGTGGTGAAAATCACACCGCCGGATGCACGTGCCAAGTGCTTCTGCAAGTCCTCGCGGCTGTCTGCCTGTACCGGTGTCTGGCGAATCAAATCGCGGCACATCGAAAAGGTCGCGAACAGTTGATCGTCAAGATCGTTCCGGTCTGTCAGCACCACCAGTGTTGGGTTGGCCATAGCCGGGTGCTTGACCAACTGCCCAGCATAGAACGCCATCAGCAGGCTTTTACCGGAACCCTGTGTGTGCCAGATCACACCTACACGCTGGTTTCCGCCAGGGGCCGATGCCGTCACTGTGCTGTTGACGGCGTGCTGCACTGCATGGAACTGGTGGTAGCCAGCGATGATCTTTGCCAGTCCTGACCCTGTCTCGCCAAACACCGTGAAGTAGCAAAGCAGGTCGAGCAGACGGCGCTGATGGAAAACGCCCTCAATCAATGTAGATAGTTCGGGCGCTCCCCTCGGTGCAACGTCCTTGCCGTCAGTCGTGCGCCACGGCATGAATCGCTCAAGGTCGGCGGTAAGTGAGCCGACTCGGGCGGTGATCCCGTCCGATGTCACCAGCAGCGCATTGAGGTTGAACAGGGCCGGAATCTGCTTCTTGTAGGTCTGTAGCTGGTTGAATGCCCCGACCAATGTTGCGTTACCGCTTCCCGGTGCCTTCAACTCGATCACACCAAGTGGCAAGCCGTTCACGAAGACGACTACGTCGGGCCGCCGGTTGTGCTGCCCAGCAATCACCACGAACTGGCTCACAGCCAACCAGTCGTTCTGATCAGGCTGCTCGAAGTTGATCAGCGAAACCTTACCCGCAGTCAGGGTGCCATCGTCGGCGTAGTACTCGACATCGACACCCTCTGTGATCAGCCTGTGAATACGGCGGTTCTCTTCGAGTAGCGACGGCAGTTCATGCTGCATCACCTTCCGAATTGCATCCTGACGTGCCTCTAGCGGCAGTCCGGGGTTGAGCAACGCCACGGCATTCTCGAAGCGCTTTTTCAATATCACTTCGTCATGACTTTCGCGCTCGGGGCGGTGGCCATCGGGGCCAATGTTTTCCTCGTGCTCGATGCTGTATCCCAGCCCCCGCAATTGCTCCAGTAGAGCCAGCTCAACGGCGGCCTCCGACAAAAACGCCATCATTCTTCTCCTTGTTCTCCGCTTTGACCTACCAACGGTGCAGGTGCTCCGCGCGAAGCGTTCAGCGCCTCCACATAGGCGTCTCGATCCAGTTGGTAAAGCAAACGGCTGACTTCGATATTGATGGGCAGCTCATCACCGCCCGGCAGCAGGAACCGTAAGGTCGGCGAGTCGCCATCCTCGGCGTCCACCGCCAGCCCCACGTGCGCGTCGATCAGCGCGTTGTCTTCCGCGAATCGCTCCCAAGGTTCCCGGGAACTGATCGGGTCGAGCAGCGCATCCAGATAGGCCTGATGCAGAAATGCCACGATGGCGTCTGCGGCCAGAACCGCGCTGCGGCGGTGGTGCTCTGCCAACCGCGCCAGATACGGGTCTTTGCCGTGGCTGGCGGGGCCCGCCTTGTTGCGCAGATCGTTCAGGGCGTCGGCCAACTTGTGGTGGCTGGACACCAGCTTCTTGAACCGGTCATCACGGACATCGCCCAGTTTGAGCGCGCGAATGGCTGCCGTCAGCCAGTCAGACAGCGAGGGCGTTTCCTGCGTGGGCTTGAGCGGGGCTTGCTGGGTGTGGAAACTCTCCACCACAACGCGACAGACCACCTCGACGACGGTCTTGGCGCAGTCGATGCACGCATCGTTGTTCTGCTCCAGATTGCGCTCCATCGCCTCGAAGGTTTGCTGCAACATCGGCGCGTCACGCCAATGCCCGCAGGCCTCACGGATGCCTGGGCACCAGTCGAGGGTCATACGTTGCCTCTAGCGGTTTTCAGAACCATCGCAGCTCCCGCACCCAGGCTGCAAATGCATTGATCCCCGTGATGCACTGCTCGGCCGAATGGCCAAAGAGGCCGCTTCTGACGTAGGGCGAGTTATCTCCGAGATTTTCGATTGAGGACTGCATCTCCTTGAGGATGCGTTCCAGGCTATCCCTCCGATAGCCATAGCACCCTGGCGGTACCCAATATGGCCATCCTTCAGCTCGTTTGGCGTGATGCGCAAAGCTCAGTGCCATCAGAACTTCCAACCGGTCGAAGCCATACGAGAATCTGGCCTCTGATGGGATCAGGCTTCGGAATCGAGGTTGCAGCAGCGCATGGAGCCAGTCATTGAGCGGCGCATGCCGACGATCCATTCCCTCGAGAAGCTTCGCAGGCTCATTGCCCCGCTCGAACAGGCTAAACGCGGGCAAGAGTTCGACAGCGGTCTTATCCTCCTTATGTTCCCGGTGGACTGTGGTGCCGAATAGTTTCCCCATGAACAGCAATCCCCGTTCGCCAGCCTCGACCGCACCAAGTCCCAGGGTGTAGAGCAGCAAGGTGGCTGGATAGCGCTGCGATTCAACCCAAAGGTTGAAGCCAGCCTCTCCCCGCCGTGTAGCCAACCTTGTTAGTGCTGTCTGCCACGTGGCGCAATGCCAATCCTCCACCCAGTAGCCGCCCACGGCGGCCATCGCTATCAGCGTCTCGCACGCAGCCTCATACGCGCGCACCCGTGCTGTAAAAGTATTCGTATCCGGTGCTGGCCCGCCTTGCAGAGCGAATGCAGGGGTCGCAGTGGCGTCGAGCACCCGGTCTACCTCACCGCCGACCAGATCAGCTAGACGGATGCGGTGCTTGGGTTCGGCGAGGTAGCCCTTGAGGCTGGCAACCGCGGCATCGGTAGAGAGAGGATGTGGTCGCGAGAACTGTTCTAGCGCCTCAACCAGACGTCCGA
Proteins encoded in this region:
- a CDS encoding type I restriction endonuclease subunit R; translation: MAFLSEAAVELALLEQLRGLGYSIEHEENIGPDGHRPERESHDEVILKKRFENAVALLNPGLPLEARQDAIRKVMQHELPSLLEENRRIHRLITEGVDVEYYADDGTLTAGKVSLINFEQPDQNDWLAVSQFVVIAGQHNRRPDVVVFVNGLPLGVIELKAPGSGNATLVGAFNQLQTYKKQIPALFNLNALLVTSDGITARVGSLTADLERFMPWRTTDGKDVAPRGAPELSTLIEGVFHQRRLLDLLCYFTVFGETGSGLAKIIAGYHQFHAVQHAVNSTVTASAPGGNQRVGVIWHTQGSGKSLLMAFYAGQLVKHPAMANPTLVVLTDRNDLDDQLFATFSMCRDLIRQTPVQADSREDLQKHLARASGGVIFTTLQKFGETSQALTDRRNVIVIADEAHRSQYGFRAKVDAKTGEISYGFAKHMRDALPNASFIGFTGTPIEADDVNTPAVFGNYIDVYDISRAVEDGATVPIYYESRLARIELDEDEKPKIDAEVNELTEDDPEVEQERFKKKWSTVEALVGSDKRLALVAKDMVTHFEDRVVALDGKAMVVCMSRRICVKLYDEIVKLRPDWHSADDNAGAVKIVMTGAASDPQEWQQHIGNKARRDLLAKRARDPKDPLRLVIVRDMWLTGFDAPCMHTMYVDKPMQGHGLMQAIARVNRVFRDKPAGLIVDYIGIAQNLKSALQQYSKNDQENTGVDEAQAVAVMMEKYEVVRDMYHGFDYTSAMSGTPQQRLAMMAGAIEWILDLQQKLAEKEKTAEGKKNAHRRYQDAVLSLSKAFSLASASDEAREIREEVGFFQAIRAALVKTSTGSGVTQQERELAIQQIVSRAVVSTEIVDILAAAGIKSPDISILSDEFLAEVQQMERKNLALEALRKLINDGIRSRSKSNVVQTKAFSERLEDAVARYHANAITTAEVLQELIELAKDIRAARQRGEEQGLSEDEIAFYDALAENESAIQMMGDDKLKLIAHELLVSLRENVSVDWAHRDSARARMRVLVKRILRKYGYPPDLQDAAVQTVLQQAEALSSSWTVSRGGTA
- a CDS encoding GIY-YIG nuclease family protein; the encoded protein is MQPFSITLFATTGDPEGIRHLDKSNWSGYGVVFNRELFHLLKQEPGFSQAGIYILVGNAAEETIYIGEADPVGDRLKNHVSNKEGWVWGVYFFDRNHKIGKTEVQYLESALVALAKKHDRAILLNKNNPTAPTMAPAAKATAQAFLADMLLILPMLGINAFTPTKQDDPSDQVQPVGSENDKFDTIVVPAREEGFKQRFLNEHCWFAVRINAKHISKLKFIAAYQVAPVAAITHIAEIDAIVPYNDTGKYMIKFKGAATAIVPIPRPESSEVNMQSSRYALRDKLLAAKNLDQVWV
- a CDS encoding SIR2 family protein produces the protein MIDPLHSLAFSVQANPGVYAVLVGSGVSRSAQIPTGWEITLDFVRKLAEVAGETCSTDPAHWYRERYGKEPDYSDLLDALAKTPAERQQLLRAYLEPSEVERADGLKAPTAAHRAIASLAAKGYIRIIITTNFDRLMETALADVGVVPTVLSSPDQVHGAMPLIHTRCCVFKVHGDYLDTRIRNTPAELENYPKEFDVLLDRILDEFGLIVCGWSAEWDTALRATVERSVSRRFSHFWAVRGEPGNAAKRLIEHRQGQKLPIADADSFFSELGRLVEALEQFSRPHPLSTDAAVASLKGYLAEPKHRIRLADLVGGEVDRVLDATATPAFALQGGPAPDTNTFTARVRAYEAACETLIAMAAVGGYWVEDWHCATWQTALTRLATRRGEAGFNLWVESQRYPATLLLYTLGLGAVEAGERGLLFMGKLFGTTVHREHKEDKTAVELLPAFSLFERGNEPAKLLEGMDRRHAPLNDWLHALLQPRFRSLIPSEARFSYGFDRLEVLMALSFAHHAKRAEGWPYWVPPGCYGYRRDSLERILKEMQSSIENLGDNSPYVRSGLFGHSAEQCITGINAFAAWVRELRWF
- a CDS encoding lysozyme; translated protein: MTRVPKTAIELAKRFEGFHRVPKADPGRAHPYICPAGYWTIGYGRLCEPKHPPITEAEAEVYLAHDLQTALAATLRYCPVLATEPEGRLSAIVDFTFNLGAGRLQTSTLRRRINQRDWPAAGQELRRWVYGGGKVLPGLVARREIEARILSA
- a CDS encoding abortive infection family protein; the protein is MTLDWCPGIREACGHWRDAPMLQQTFEAMERNLEQNNDACIDCAKTVVEVVCRVVVESFHTQQAPLKPTQETPSLSDWLTAAIRALKLGDVRDDRFKKLVSSHHKLADALNDLRNKAGPASHGKDPYLARLAEHHRRSAVLAADAIVAFLHQAYLDALLDPISSREPWERFAEDNALIDAHVGLAVDAEDGDSPTLRFLLPGGDELPINIEVSRLLYQLDRDAYVEALNASRGAPAPLVGQSGEQGEE